The sequence TTCCTAATGTTTACAGCCATATATGTGGCCGGTCAGCTTATAGATATGAAAATAGGCTTTGGAATTGTAAACGTATTGGACCCTCAGATAAATATTCAAGTTCCGATAATGGGGAATTTTCAATATATAATAACTATGTTAATATTTTTAACAATAAATGGTCATCACCTGCTATTAGATGCCTTAATAAAGAGTTATACTATCATTTCTATAGGTGAAGGGTTCTTTTCTGAAGCGTTTTTTGAAAAAATCATTGAAATGTTTAGTGAGATGTTTTTAATTGCTTTTAAGATAAGCCTGCCTGTTATAGGAGCAGTTTTTTTAGCAGATGTTGCACTGGGAATAGTTGCAAGGACCGTTCCTCAAATGAACGTATTTATTGTAGGGCTTCCGATAAAGGTCGCTCTTGGCATTTTTGTAATGGTTTTTTATCTTCCTATGTATCTTATTATCATTGATGTTATGTTCAACGGTGCATATAACAATATTTTTTCAGTCATTAGGGCGATGCTGTTATGAAATTAGAAAATTTTAAAATGAATTTACAGCTCTTTGCTCAGGAAAAAACAGAAAAAGCGACTCCTAGAAGAAGACAGGAAGCGAGAAAAAAAGGGCAGGTCGTCAAGAGCCGGGAACTCAATTCAGCAGTAATTCTTCTGATGATGACAATTGTATTAAGATATACCTTACCGCGTAAAGTAACGGATTTTATATCTTTTAGCAAATCTATTTTTATAGATTATACTGTAAAAAATGATTTGTATAGTCCGGTTAATTTGATTTCATTTTCAAAAGTTATTTTATTACAATTTACTTTTTTCTTATTGCCTATTATTGGTACTGCTTTCATTGCCGGCCTTATTGTAAATTATATTCAGGTCGGATTTGTGTTTACCACGGACTCTATCAGCTTTAGATTAGACCGTTTAAACCCGGTAGAAGGTTTTAAAAGGATTTTTTCGAAAAGGGCCTTGGTAGAATTGTTAAAGAGTTTTGTAAAGATATTTGTTGTGACTTATGTTGTATATTCTGTTTTAAAAAACCAGGTGAAAGCAATTCCTATTTTAACTGATATGGATATTCGGGC is a genomic window of Koleobacter methoxysyntrophicus containing:
- the fliR gene encoding flagellar biosynthetic protein FliR translates to MELIEFVLQRLNLIFIIFSRLTGFFAIVPIFGRRNFPTIAKIVLAFFCSLIILPIINLDNEIPDQILPYAAIILKEFFIGFIIGFCVFLMFTAIYVAGQLIDMKIGFGIVNVLDPQINIQVPIMGNFQYIITMLIFLTINGHHLLLDALIKSYTIISIGEGFFSEAFFEKIIEMFSEMFLIAFKISLPVIGAVFLADVALGIVARTVPQMNVFIVGLPIKVALGIFVMVFYLPMYLIIIDVMFNGAYNNIFSVIRAMLL
- the flhB gene encoding flagellar biosynthesis protein FlhB is translated as MKLENFKMNLQLFAQEKTEKATPRRRQEARKKGQVVKSRELNSAVILLMMTIVLRYTLPRKVTDFISFSKSIFIDYTVKNDLYSPVNLISFSKVILLQFTFFLLPIIGTAFIAGLIVNYIQVGFVFTTDSISFRLDRLNPVEGFKRIFSKRALVELLKSFVKIFVVTYVVYSVLKNQVKAIPILTDMDIRASIAYIGNLVFDVVVKSGIAILILSILDYLYQWWEYEQNLRMSKEDIKEEFKQTEGNPQIKSRIKQVQRQMAMRRMMQEIPKADVVITNPIHLAVAIKYDSEKHHAPVVVAKGANIIAEKIKEIAKLNNIIILENKPLAQILYKDVDIGEAIPESLYHAVAEVLAFVYSLKQQGG